One stretch of Bradyrhizobium canariense DNA includes these proteins:
- the fliQ gene encoding flagellar biosynthesis protein FliQ, with protein MTGAETLDVAREAIWTIVVVSSPLMVVGLVVGVVVSLFQALTQIQEQTLVFVPKILAIFGTLLLALPFMADALHSEMMRISSRIIGG; from the coding sequence ATGACCGGTGCTGAAACCCTCGATGTGGCGCGCGAGGCCATCTGGACCATCGTCGTGGTGTCGTCGCCGCTGATGGTTGTCGGCCTGGTCGTCGGCGTCGTGGTGTCGCTGTTCCAGGCGCTGACACAGATCCAGGAACAAACACTGGTATTCGTGCCGAAGATCCTGGCGATCTTCGGCACGCTGCTGCTGGCGCTGCCGTTCATGGCGGACGCGTTACACAGCGAGATGATGCGGATATCGTCGCGAATCATAGGTGGTTGA
- a CDS encoding flagellar biosynthetic protein FliO, producing the protein MQALTFFFAFVAVLALIGVAAWAVRRFAGNRLGANTNRSRMPRLAVIDAAAVDGRRRLVLVRRDNVEHLLMIGGPTDIVVEPNIVRATAARDQMSPRPAGGTEPPSRIAPLPDAVGWSDGEAPRSDTFDLPELQMPEPPPRPARPAFADEVRRPAPALSERRNDPLTGFTPEPLGGRPEARPEPRPEPIPSRVTRNEPMMPRPARPTEAPKAPPIRTERPAAPPVAIVPTPATPPLSAADQNLAEMAQRLEAALRRPGGETGEQRVGAPPVAPEPPANRPAPPRSEPSTAPPAAAPSPKTGFENLEDEMASLLGRPKSPS; encoded by the coding sequence ATGCAGGCACTGACATTTTTTTTCGCGTTCGTGGCCGTTCTGGCGTTGATCGGCGTTGCCGCCTGGGCAGTTCGCCGATTCGCCGGCAACCGCCTGGGTGCCAACACCAATCGTAGCCGCATGCCCCGATTGGCGGTAATCGACGCCGCGGCCGTCGACGGCCGGCGGCGGCTGGTGCTGGTACGGCGCGACAATGTTGAGCATCTCCTGATGATCGGCGGCCCGACCGACATCGTCGTGGAACCCAATATCGTGCGCGCCACGGCGGCACGGGATCAGATGTCGCCGCGGCCCGCCGGTGGTACTGAACCACCGTCCCGAATCGCACCGCTGCCGGACGCCGTTGGTTGGAGCGACGGCGAGGCTCCGAGGTCCGACACCTTCGATCTTCCGGAACTGCAAATGCCCGAGCCGCCTCCGCGGCCGGCCCGCCCCGCTTTTGCCGACGAGGTTCGACGTCCTGCACCGGCGCTTTCGGAGCGACGCAATGATCCTTTGACCGGCTTCACACCGGAGCCGCTCGGCGGCCGTCCGGAGGCGCGGCCCGAACCCCGACCCGAACCGATTCCGTCGCGGGTAACGCGTAACGAACCGATGATGCCGCGCCCGGCGCGCCCAACCGAAGCGCCTAAAGCGCCCCCGATTCGCACCGAACGTCCCGCGGCGCCGCCGGTGGCAATCGTGCCAACACCGGCCACACCGCCCCTGTCGGCGGCCGATCAAAATCTCGCCGAGATGGCGCAGCGGCTAGAGGCAGCGCTGCGCCGGCCGGGTGGCGAAACCGGCGAACAGCGCGTTGGCGCGCCGCCGGTGGCGCCCGAACCGCCGGCGAACCGGCCCGCTCCTCCCCGCAGCGAGCCGTCGACCGCACCGCCCGCTGCCGCGCCGTCGCCGAAGACCGGCTTTGAGAATCTGGAAGACGAGATGGCATCACTGCTGGGCCGTCCGAAGTCCCCTTCGTGA
- the flhB gene encoding flagellar biosynthesis protein FlhB, with amino-acid sequence MADEGDSSDKTEDPTQKRLDEAHDRGDVAKSQEVNTWFMIAGATLVLSSFSGSIGGIQMPLRNLIANAWMVRVDGPGLLALGQRLEYMLLAALGVPFLMLVIAALAGNMLQHRLVWSGESLKPSFSKISPAAGFKRVFGKQAAANFGKGLFKLLALGAVMAAILWPERLRLESMLQFGPETMLSVISSLTMRLLGSVVAMLAVVAIADYFFQYRQWYERQKMSLQEMKEEFKQSEGDPHIKGRIRQLRHARMKKRMMTAVPKASVIITNPTHYAVALSYERGMAAPICVAKGVDLIALKIREIAKAHDIPIVENVPLARALHASVEIDDEIPVEHYHAVAEVIGYVMGLRRGFSGQRA; translated from the coding sequence ATGGCCGACGAAGGCGACTCGTCCGATAAAACAGAAGACCCTACGCAAAAACGTCTGGATGAGGCCCACGACCGTGGCGACGTCGCGAAAAGCCAGGAGGTCAACACCTGGTTCATGATCGCCGGCGCCACGCTGGTATTGTCGTCGTTTTCCGGATCGATCGGCGGAATTCAGATGCCGCTGCGTAACCTGATCGCCAATGCATGGATGGTCCGCGTCGACGGGCCCGGCCTGCTGGCGCTGGGGCAGCGCCTCGAATACATGCTGCTCGCAGCGCTCGGCGTGCCGTTCCTGATGCTCGTCATCGCGGCGCTCGCGGGCAACATGCTGCAGCATCGGCTGGTCTGGTCCGGCGAGTCGCTCAAACCCAGTTTCAGCAAGATCTCTCCCGCCGCCGGATTCAAGCGGGTGTTCGGCAAGCAGGCGGCCGCGAATTTCGGCAAGGGCCTTTTCAAGCTGCTCGCGCTCGGCGCAGTGATGGCCGCGATTCTGTGGCCGGAGCGCCTTCGCCTGGAATCGATGCTGCAGTTCGGTCCGGAGACGATGCTGAGCGTGATCTCGAGTTTGACGATGCGCCTGCTGGGTTCGGTGGTCGCGATGCTCGCGGTGGTCGCGATCGCCGACTATTTCTTCCAATACCGGCAGTGGTACGAGCGGCAGAAGATGTCGCTGCAGGAAATGAAGGAGGAGTTCAAGCAGTCCGAAGGCGACCCGCACATCAAGGGCCGGATCAGGCAGTTGCGCCACGCGCGGATGAAGAAGCGCATGATGACCGCGGTTCCCAAGGCCTCCGTGATCATCACCAACCCGACCCACTACGCGGTGGCGCTTTCCTACGAGCGCGGCATGGCGGCGCCGATCTGCGTGGCCAAGGGCGTCGATCTGATCGCCTTGAAGATCAGGGAGATCGCCAAGGCGCACGACATCCCGATCGTGGAGAACGTGCCGCTGGCGCGAGCGCTGCATGCGAGTGTGGAAATCGACGACGAAATCCCGGTGGAACACTATCATGCCGTCGCCGAAGTCATCGGCTACGTCATGGGCCTCAGGCGCGGGTTCTCGGGCCAGCGGGCGTGA
- the fliP gene encoding flagellar type III secretion system pore protein FliP (The bacterial flagellar biogenesis protein FliP forms a type III secretion system (T3SS)-type pore required for flagellar assembly.): MRSAFLPRRVLFFVTLIVAGSLAHPALAQDISINLGQGNGGVTERSIQLIALLTILSVAPSILIMMTSFTRIVVVLSLLRTAMGTATAPPNSVMIALAMFLTAFVMGPVLQKSYDDGIRPLVANQIGVEEALQRASVPLRGFMLKNVREKDLKLFMDLSGEPPPATPDVTSLRILIPAFMISELKRAFEIGFLLFLPFLIIDLVVASVLMSMGMMMLPPAVVSLPFKLIFFVLVDGWSLVAGSLVQSYGG, translated from the coding sequence GTGAGATCGGCGTTCCTCCCGCGTAGAGTTTTATTTTTTGTCACACTGATAGTCGCCGGATCGCTGGCTCATCCGGCGTTGGCGCAGGATATCAGTATCAATCTCGGCCAGGGCAATGGCGGCGTCACCGAGCGCTCGATCCAGCTGATCGCGCTTCTGACGATTTTGTCGGTTGCGCCTTCGATCCTGATCATGATGACGTCGTTCACACGGATCGTCGTCGTATTGTCCTTGCTGCGCACCGCGATGGGCACTGCGACCGCGCCGCCGAATTCCGTGATGATCGCGCTTGCGATGTTCCTGACGGCCTTCGTGATGGGACCGGTGCTGCAGAAATCCTACGATGATGGCATCAGGCCGCTGGTCGCGAACCAGATCGGCGTCGAGGAAGCGCTGCAGCGCGCATCGGTGCCATTGCGCGGCTTCATGCTGAAGAACGTGCGCGAAAAGGATCTGAAACTGTTCATGGACCTGTCGGGCGAACCACCGCCAGCCACGCCTGATGTAACGTCGCTTCGGATTCTGATACCGGCATTCATGATCTCCGAGCTGAAGCGCGCCTTCGAGATTGGCTTTCTCCTGTTCCTGCCCTTCCTGATCATCGACCTCGTGGTGGCATCGGTATTGATGTCGATGGGCATGATGATGCTGCCGCCGGCCGTGGTGTCACTGCCGTTCAAGCTGATTTTCTTCGTTCTGGTCGACGGCTGGTCGCTGGTCGCGGGCAGTCTGGTGCAGAGCTACGGCGGATAG
- a CDS encoding NYN domain-containing protein: MSSQSNRIALFIDGANLYATCRALGFDVDYKRLLKEFEGRGTLVRAFYYTAIIEDQEFSSIRPLIDWLDYNGYSVVTKAAKEYVDASGRRKVKGNMDIEIAVDAMELANHVDQIVLFSGDGDFRSLVEAVQRRGVHVTVVSSLSVKPAMIADELRRQADIFTDVLELRSKIGRDPAERQVSREQRQTPARRPTAMAPHVSGQESAD; encoded by the coding sequence ATGTCCTCGCAATCCAACAGAATCGCGCTATTCATCGATGGCGCCAATCTCTATGCCACCTGCAGGGCCCTCGGATTTGATGTTGACTACAAGCGGCTTCTCAAGGAGTTCGAGGGGCGCGGCACGCTGGTGCGGGCTTTTTATTACACCGCGATCATCGAGGATCAGGAGTTTTCCTCGATCAGACCGCTGATCGACTGGCTCGACTACAACGGTTATTCGGTCGTCACCAAGGCCGCCAAGGAATACGTCGACGCCAGCGGCCGGCGTAAGGTGAAAGGCAACATGGACATCGAGATTGCGGTCGATGCGATGGAGCTCGCCAACCACGTCGATCAGATTGTGTTGTTCTCCGGCGACGGCGACTTTCGCTCGTTGGTTGAAGCTGTGCAGCGCCGTGGAGTTCACGTGACCGTGGTTTCATCCTTGTCGGTCAAGCCAGCGATGATCGCCGACGAATTGCGTCGTCAGGCCGACATCTTCACCGATGTGCTTGAGCTTCGAAGCAAGATCGGCCGCGATCCCGCCGAGCGTCAAGTATCGCGCGAACAGCGTCAAACGCCGGCTCGCCGCCCAACTGCCATGGCGCCGCATGTTTCTGGTCAGGAATCCGCCGACTGA
- the fliE gene encoding flagellar hook-basal body complex protein FliE, giving the protein MASPTIAANAYANAARMMDPGVAAKSSGDAGGPSFGDLLKETMGSVIDGGRQADQQTTAMATGKANVMDVVTAVAETDVKISTLVSVRDKVISAYEDIMKMAI; this is encoded by the coding sequence ATGGCTTCACCGACAATTGCCGCCAATGCCTACGCAAACGCCGCTCGGATGATGGATCCGGGCGTCGCGGCCAAGAGTTCCGGCGACGCGGGAGGCCCCTCGTTTGGCGACCTGCTCAAGGAAACGATGGGAAGCGTCATAGATGGCGGGCGACAAGCCGACCAGCAGACGACCGCCATGGCGACCGGCAAGGCCAATGTCATGGACGTCGTGACGGCGGTGGCGGAGACCGATGTCAAAATATCGACGCTGGTCTCGGTGCGAGACAAGGTGATCTCGGCCTACGAAGACATCATGAAAATGGCGATCTGA
- a CDS encoding tetratricopeptide repeat protein, with the protein MARTAAAGFWSLIRASAWNVRRCLSGRSSFAAVLILLGSMTPAICQTDPVKGEATFAAADGYARLVLKMADDVDSEVTTAGSILVIRFKHPVDIPIDTIADSVPDYIGSARRDPDGMAIRLSLARRVTINTMSAGERIFVDLLPDTWTGPPPSLPQDVIRELAERARAAERALRLQRAAETAKKRPPIRVRALIQPTFVRFVFEMPDGVSVSSVLNDQKLTLVFNAVLNFDLADAKVAAPPNIASINQKVEGDTSAVEVLLIGDVDVHSFREDKNYIVDVAFQPSEKPSALLPVADASRPPAPSASASSSPASSVVAPAAAASVAPAPAVPPAAGPAMSEKPADKAPQQAGEAKPLTSEKFAKEAGIEIKPEAAPQAPPAPATQSAVSPASETPAPVPVMPKINPAASETPGAERSASETPAPVPAAPASAAASAPLPEAAPADSTTQVKAVRDSEGLHVTFSFAAATPAALFRRADTVWMVFDATKPIDIEPIRSNVGAIIAEVKLVPLDTGQAIRIRLNRPQMPSLTSGDQAGNANWTLTFADTMQTPTQPLTVTRNVSNPTHANVEVPLSKTGRLHRLVDPEAGDTLMVITATPPVRGFIKRQDFVELSLLESIHGVAVRPNADDITAEIAPDKITLSRPGGLTLSPVDVKAERAPTAARPMFDVDEWRKNREGEFIVKERALIQALAATEPDQRTPARIDLARFYLARGLYPEAKGVLDLALADAKPGSEDPVALVLHSAASILMGRPALGVKDLANPAIGTKYDSQLWKAMAYARQGKWVEAREKFKNVEFAITALPIDLQRVVISDVMRASLEVKDYSGADKRSSDLEVVGLTPEIRPAISVMRGRLAEALGHEKDALSDYRIAIESSDRAAAAEGKIDEITLLQKRNEISQADALRQLETLEVMWRGDGLDVRALEMMARIYSDTGRYGESLAAARTATKLDPNSEVSRQGQDASAALFSDIFLGSKGDNLPPVDALGLFYEFRELTPIGRRGDEMIRRLADRLVAVDLLDQASELLQYQVDHRLEGAARAQVAARLAMVYLTNRKPDRAISALRTTRISDLSGELRQQRLLLEARAESDVGRHDLALDIISNINGREAIRLRSDIYWAARRWRESAEQIELYYGDRWRDFKPLNPAEKGDVIRAVVGYALAEDAIGMARFREKYAPLMSGDADRAAFETASKPAAASSSEFTQIAKMAASVDTLDGFLREMKARFPDAAAKAAALQPETQKADPLPTGSLPEIVGVRRVGAAR; encoded by the coding sequence ATGGCGCGAACGGCAGCCGCTGGATTTTGGTCGCTCATCCGCGCATCCGCGTGGAACGTCCGGCGTTGCCTGAGCGGACGGTCATCGTTCGCGGCCGTCCTGATCCTGCTGGGATCGATGACACCAGCCATTTGCCAGACCGATCCGGTCAAGGGCGAGGCCACGTTTGCGGCCGCCGACGGCTACGCCCGGCTGGTGCTCAAAATGGCCGACGACGTCGATTCCGAGGTGACGACGGCCGGCTCCATTCTCGTGATCCGGTTCAAACACCCGGTCGACATTCCGATCGACACGATCGCCGATTCAGTGCCCGATTATATCGGCTCGGCGCGGCGAGATCCGGACGGCATGGCGATCCGGCTGTCGTTGGCGCGCAGGGTCACCATCAATACGATGTCGGCCGGCGAGCGGATATTCGTCGATCTGTTGCCTGACACATGGACCGGGCCACCTCCCAGCCTTCCGCAGGACGTGATCCGCGAACTGGCCGAGCGGGCGCGTGCGGCCGAGCGCGCGCTGCGTTTGCAGCGTGCGGCGGAGACGGCGAAGAAGCGTCCCCCCATTCGTGTCCGCGCCTTGATCCAGCCGACCTTCGTCCGTTTCGTGTTCGAAATGCCTGACGGCGTCAGCGTCTCGTCCGTGCTGAACGACCAGAAACTGACGCTGGTGTTCAACGCCGTGCTCAATTTCGATCTGGCCGATGCCAAGGTCGCGGCGCCGCCGAACATTGCGTCCATCAATCAGAAGGTCGAAGGCGACACGTCTGCGGTGGAAGTCTTGCTGATCGGCGATGTCGACGTCCATTCCTTCCGCGAAGACAAGAACTACATTGTCGACGTGGCGTTCCAGCCATCCGAAAAACCATCCGCGCTGTTGCCGGTTGCGGATGCGTCCCGTCCTCCGGCGCCATCCGCCTCAGCGTCGTCAAGCCCGGCATCATCCGTTGTCGCACCGGCCGCGGCGGCTTCAGTCGCGCCAGCGCCCGCCGTGCCGCCGGCGGCTGGGCCAGCCATGTCCGAAAAGCCTGCCGATAAGGCGCCGCAGCAGGCCGGCGAGGCGAAGCCGTTGACGTCGGAAAAGTTTGCCAAAGAGGCGGGTATCGAGATCAAGCCCGAGGCGGCGCCGCAGGCCCCTCCCGCGCCTGCGACGCAGAGCGCTGTGTCGCCCGCAAGCGAGACGCCCGCGCCGGTACCGGTGATGCCGAAGATCAATCCAGCCGCATCCGAAACACCGGGCGCCGAGCGTTCGGCGAGCGAAACGCCGGCCCCGGTGCCGGCTGCGCCAGCCAGCGCCGCTGCGTCCGCGCCTCTGCCTGAGGCCGCGCCCGCCGACAGCACCACGCAGGTCAAGGCCGTGCGCGACAGCGAAGGCCTGCATGTGACGTTTTCCTTTGCCGCGGCGACGCCAGCGGCATTGTTTCGCCGCGCCGATACCGTGTGGATGGTTTTCGACGCCACCAAACCGATCGACATTGAGCCGATCCGAAGCAATGTCGGCGCCATTATCGCCGAGGTCAAGCTGGTGCCGCTGGACACGGGGCAGGCGATCCGGATCCGGCTCAACCGTCCTCAAATGCCGTCGCTGACCAGCGGCGATCAGGCAGGCAATGCGAACTGGACACTCACATTCGCCGATACGATGCAGACGCCGACGCAGCCTTTGACGGTGACGCGAAACGTTTCCAATCCTACGCATGCCAACGTCGAGGTGCCGCTGTCGAAAACAGGACGCCTGCACCGGCTGGTCGACCCGGAAGCGGGCGACACCCTGATGGTGATAACGGCGACGCCGCCGGTTCGCGGCTTCATCAAGCGGCAGGATTTTGTCGAGCTGTCGCTGCTTGAATCGATTCACGGCGTTGCGGTTCGTCCCAACGCCGATGACATCACCGCCGAGATCGCGCCGGACAAGATCACCCTGAGCAGGCCTGGCGGCCTGACATTGTCACCGGTCGACGTCAAAGCGGAGCGCGCCCCGACCGCAGCCCGGCCGATGTTCGATGTCGACGAATGGCGCAAAAATCGGGAGGGAGAGTTCATCGTCAAGGAAAGGGCGCTGATCCAGGCCCTGGCGGCGACGGAGCCCGACCAGCGCACACCGGCGCGGATCGATCTGGCCCGCTTCTATCTGGCGCGTGGGTTATATCCGGAAGCCAAGGGCGTTCTCGATCTTGCGCTGGCGGACGCCAAGCCGGGCTCAGAGGATCCGGTTGCGCTGGTGCTGCATTCGGCTGCGAGCATCTTGATGGGCCGTCCCGCGTTGGGGGTCAAAGACCTCGCCAATCCGGCGATCGGAACCAAGTACGATTCGCAGTTGTGGAAGGCGATGGCCTACGCGCGGCAGGGCAAATGGGTGGAGGCGCGCGAGAAGTTCAAGAACGTGGAATTCGCCATCACCGCGCTGCCGATCGATCTGCAGCGTGTCGTCATATCAGACGTGATGCGCGCATCGCTCGAGGTCAAGGATTATTCCGGCGCCGACAAACGCTCCAGCGATCTGGAAGTCGTCGGTCTTACGCCGGAGATCAGGCCTGCGATTTCGGTGATGCGCGGCCGGCTTGCCGAGGCACTTGGGCATGAGAAGGACGCGCTGAGCGACTACAGGATTGCAATCGAGTCTTCGGATCGCGCCGCCGCAGCAGAAGGCAAGATCGATGAGATCACGCTGCTCCAGAAGCGCAACGAGATCAGCCAGGCCGACGCATTGCGCCAGCTGGAGACGCTTGAAGTGATGTGGCGCGGTGACGGCCTCGACGTCAGGGCGCTGGAAATGATGGCGCGCATCTATTCCGACACCGGCCGCTACGGCGAATCACTCGCCGCGGCTCGGACCGCGACCAAGCTCGATCCCAATTCCGAAGTATCGCGCCAGGGCCAGGACGCGTCGGCCGCGCTGTTCTCGGATATCTTCCTGGGATCGAAAGGCGACAATCTTCCGCCGGTCGATGCGCTCGGACTGTTTTACGAATTCCGCGAGTTGACGCCGATCGGACGGCGCGGCGACGAAATGATCCGCCGGCTGGCGGATCGGCTGGTCGCAGTCGATCTGCTCGATCAGGCCAGCGAGCTCTTGCAATATCAAGTCGATCACCGGCTCGAAGGCGCTGCGCGGGCACAGGTGGCGGCGCGCCTTGCGATGGTCTATCTCACCAACCGCAAGCCGGATCGCGCGATATCAGCGCTTCGCACCACGCGCATTTCCGATTTGTCGGGCGAACTGCGCCAGCAGCGGTTGCTGCTGGAAGCGCGGGCGGAAAGCGACGTCGGCCGTCATGACCTTGCGCTCGACATCATCTCGAATATCAACGGCCGTGAGGCGATCCGGTTGCGTTCCGACATCTATTGGGCGGCACGGCGCTGGCGCGAGTCGGCCGAGCAGATCGAGTTGTACTATGGCGACCGCTGGCGCGACTTCAAACCGCTCAATCCGGCGGAAAAGGGCGACGTGATCCGCGCCGTGGTCGGATACGCGCTGGCGGAGGACGCCATCGGCATGGCGCGCTTCCGTGAAAAATATGCGCCATTGATGAGCGGCGACGCCGACCGCGCCGCCTTCGAGACCGCCAGCAAGCCGGCCGCCGCCTCAAGCTCCGAATTCACCCAGATCGCGAAGATGGCGGCGAGCGTCGACACGCTCGATGGATTCCTGCGCGAAATGAAAGCGCGGTTTCCGGACGCCGCCGCTAAGGCCGCCGCGCTGCAGCCCGAAACCCAGAAGGCCGATCCGCTCCCGACCGGCTCCTTGCCCGAGATCGTCGGAGTGAGACGGGTCGGCGCGGCGAGGTAA
- the flgC gene encoding flagellar basal body rod protein FlgC, translated as MADRQVIADFARSMGIATSGLRAQAGRMRVISENIANADSTSQTSGGDPYRRKVPTFSSELDRTLDAQVVTLGRVRADPTSFRVKYDPGNPAADATGNVKYPNVNPLIEMTDMRDAQRSYEANLNIISATRRMISLTLNILKS; from the coding sequence ATGGCAGACCGTCAAGTCATCGCAGATTTCGCCAGATCGATGGGGATCGCGACATCGGGCCTGCGCGCGCAAGCGGGCCGGATGCGGGTGATCTCGGAAAATATCGCCAACGCGGATTCCACCTCGCAGACCTCCGGCGGAGATCCCTATCGCCGCAAGGTGCCGACCTTTTCCTCCGAGCTCGATCGCACGCTGGATGCGCAGGTCGTCACGCTGGGCCGGGTGCGGGCCGATCCGACGTCGTTTCGGGTCAAGTACGACCCCGGCAATCCAGCGGCGGATGCGACCGGCAACGTCAAATATCCCAACGTCAATCCGCTGATCGAAATGACCGACATGCGCGACGCGCAGCGATCCTACGAGGCGAACCTCAACATCATCAGCGCCACGCGCCGGATGATCTCGCTCACGCTTAACATTCTCAAATCCTGA
- the flgB gene encoding flagellar basal body rod protein FlgB yields MSMNDLPGLAALRTRMQWHQERQRVLAENVANSDTPNFKPRDLVEPKFDASGSNVDGPLAMMRTSAAHILPSGAPDSFDQNRKVGFETRPAGNSVNLEDEMLKVSSNQMDYAAVTSLYSRSLHLLKTAIGKA; encoded by the coding sequence ATGTCCATGAACGACCTGCCTGGCCTGGCGGCGCTTCGTACCAGAATGCAGTGGCATCAGGAGCGCCAGCGGGTGCTTGCCGAAAATGTCGCCAATTCCGACACGCCGAACTTCAAGCCGCGCGATCTGGTGGAACCGAAATTCGACGCCTCCGGCTCCAACGTTGACGGGCCGCTGGCGATGATGCGCACCAGCGCCGCTCATATCCTGCCGTCGGGCGCTCCGGACAGCTTCGATCAGAACCGCAAGGTCGGCTTCGAGACGCGGCCCGCCGGCAACTCCGTCAATCTCGAAGACGAGATGCTCAAGGTCTCCTCCAATCAGATGGACTACGCCGCCGTGACCTCGCTCTACAGCCGCAGTCTGCATCTTCTCAAGACCGCGATCGGCAAGGCCTGA
- the fliR gene encoding flagellar biosynthetic protein FliR: MHADISLLPALAATFMLVFARVGAMVMLLPGLGESNIPARIKIAIAVLLTLIILPLHRSAYQIDLQSMNPVLVLMIHEIIVGIVLGATARVTLSALQVGGAVIAQQMGLGFVTSVDPTQGQQGVLIGNFLTMLGVTLLFATDSHYLVIAALNDSYAIFSPGDLTQSGDIAALATRAFAAAFRIGIQLSAPFLVFGLVFNIGLGVLARLMPQMQVYFVGVPLSILAGFLIFSLVLVAMMGTFLNYFNGVMHDLTPLN; this comes from the coding sequence ATGCACGCCGATATTTCCCTGCTGCCAGCGCTCGCTGCGACCTTCATGCTGGTATTCGCCCGCGTCGGCGCGATGGTGATGCTGCTGCCGGGGCTGGGCGAATCCAACATTCCGGCTCGCATCAAGATTGCGATCGCGGTGCTGCTGACGCTGATCATCCTGCCGTTGCACCGCTCGGCCTATCAGATCGACCTGCAGTCGATGAATCCGGTGCTGGTGCTGATGATCCACGAAATCATCGTCGGCATCGTGCTCGGCGCCACCGCGCGGGTGACACTTTCCGCGTTGCAGGTCGGAGGTGCGGTGATTGCCCAGCAAATGGGACTCGGCTTCGTCACATCGGTCGATCCGACCCAGGGCCAGCAGGGCGTGCTGATCGGAAACTTCCTCACCATGCTCGGCGTGACGCTGCTGTTCGCGACCGACAGCCACTATCTCGTGATCGCCGCGCTCAATGACAGCTACGCGATTTTTTCGCCCGGCGATCTGACGCAGAGCGGCGACATCGCCGCGCTCGCTACCCGTGCCTTCGCCGCCGCCTTCAGGATCGGGATACAGCTGTCGGCGCCGTTTCTGGTATTCGGCCTGGTGTTCAATATCGGGCTCGGCGTGCTGGCGCGGCTGATGCCGCAGATGCAGGTCTATTTCGTCGGCGTGCCGCTGTCGATTCTCGCCGGCTTCCTGATTTTCTCGCTGGTTCTCGTGGCGATGATGGGAACGTTCCTCAATTATTTTAACGGCGTCATGCACGATTTGACGCCGCTGAACTGA